The following proteins are co-located in the Paludibaculum fermentans genome:
- a CDS encoding glycoside hydrolase family 2 protein produces MRLSSSLLLLAAVSQAAQVWTVRVEEPTGLYRRTNEAVAVPLAKLGGHTAGFTVTNAEGKELPWQVSAGQLLFPASLIPGELPVYSVSCCDAKPSTPFVNPILLRRLGLNRVEFGNAFFRAVIDLKAAAIVEAYTLRAGPQKSLNLVETTPEGGEALKGDVHETTPEAERFSPAPVTGVGGQNTGWTTLGGQGSFTSVELLEAGPLRGRLKLTRANEAWEITWTSGNAWFRWKAARGFRFAAISATPYVPFDRCKDGSEYEFPGGPGEEEPLPRDVGPRNWPTLPGGHMVYYQGAENYGALGIVALDSTLRWTGAGTRRFEARKPEGATEIAVTFPEWQGSMTAVAARQENRMLRQPLLVHVSPATSTAVAIQEPAERLAAATVGAGPTTAFQQDALPLDGAWQLAFVEKGEGPPASGWKTVQVPGSVHVQWLDPSKIYSRDAEWVSYKEWWYKRTFTVPERFQGKRLRLQFEATDYYADTYLNGAYIGRHEGYIDPYEFDVTEQARPGQNEILVRVWTPVDYYWKHRPYTIKGAYGAVDQKPDDITALGITRSVRLAASTEAQIRDVAVDTRLKGAAAEVSVQLEAAAVDRGYTWELTLSPRNFPGAGRIQVKAAARTKQTLTIPVAQPQLWWTRDHGKPNLYTLDVRLLDASGRAVDGQSLAVGIREIEKIGWDFYLNGKRLFIRGTNYYYHLYMSEMDRAKYERDVKLMAGMNINMIRLHCHFSNREFYDLADEYGLLIWQDFLEAWYPHDRGFAQRAAMLYDNHVRYARNHPSIALWATSDEEDFENYREITKHLYPRPSTLDPQRRAVIRSTGRFGDSHVYHGWYNGTLWEYTQMQEQFVSELGATSLPNYETLIQFMPNQWPIKDHEDEWIWRRLQIPQAMKAWGDPGALSLKEYIPQTQAYVARLFQIALERMRRRKNEGAGGVLHFHAIDIWPSVTMAAIDFNRVPTKVYDTVRRSFEPVAALFEYDRDQWKPGETVRCGLWAVNDRWTAVPGAKLRWRFAGKTGEYPVSLAADSVIRLGAAEFTAPAKPGPYELKAEIVDSAGKVISENVFEFAVAP; encoded by the coding sequence ATGCGGTTGTCTAGTTCGTTGCTGCTGCTGGCCGCTGTCTCGCAGGCCGCGCAGGTGTGGACCGTCCGTGTAGAGGAGCCTACCGGGCTCTACCGCCGGACCAATGAAGCGGTGGCCGTTCCTCTGGCCAAGCTCGGCGGGCACACCGCGGGCTTCACCGTCACGAATGCCGAGGGCAAGGAGCTCCCCTGGCAGGTCAGCGCCGGGCAACTGCTCTTTCCTGCTTCGTTGATCCCGGGAGAACTTCCGGTCTACAGCGTGTCGTGCTGCGACGCGAAGCCCTCCACGCCCTTCGTGAATCCCATCCTCCTGCGCCGCCTGGGCCTGAACCGCGTCGAGTTCGGCAACGCCTTCTTCCGTGCCGTCATCGACCTCAAGGCGGCGGCCATCGTGGAAGCCTATACGCTGCGAGCCGGTCCGCAGAAGTCCCTGAACCTGGTCGAAACCACGCCGGAAGGCGGCGAAGCCCTGAAAGGCGACGTCCACGAAACCACCCCCGAAGCCGAGCGTTTCTCCCCGGCCCCCGTCACCGGAGTCGGAGGCCAGAACACCGGCTGGACCACACTGGGCGGGCAGGGCAGTTTCACCTCTGTGGAACTCCTGGAAGCCGGTCCCCTGCGCGGCCGCCTCAAGCTGACCCGCGCCAACGAAGCCTGGGAGATCACCTGGACCTCCGGCAACGCCTGGTTCCGCTGGAAAGCCGCGCGCGGCTTCCGGTTCGCCGCCATCTCGGCCACCCCGTACGTCCCCTTCGACCGCTGCAAGGACGGCTCCGAGTACGAGTTTCCCGGCGGACCCGGTGAGGAGGAGCCCCTGCCGCGCGACGTCGGTCCGCGCAACTGGCCCACTCTGCCGGGCGGCCACATGGTCTACTACCAGGGCGCCGAGAACTATGGAGCCCTGGGCATCGTCGCGCTCGATTCCACCCTCCGCTGGACCGGAGCCGGCACCCGCCGCTTCGAGGCCCGCAAGCCAGAAGGCGCCACGGAAATCGCGGTGACGTTCCCGGAGTGGCAGGGCTCCATGACCGCCGTCGCGGCCCGCCAGGAGAACCGCATGCTGCGCCAGCCCCTGCTGGTGCACGTGAGCCCGGCCACCTCCACCGCCGTCGCCATCCAGGAGCCGGCCGAGCGCCTGGCCGCCGCGACCGTCGGCGCCGGCCCCACTACTGCATTCCAGCAGGACGCCCTCCCCCTGGACGGAGCCTGGCAACTCGCGTTCGTCGAGAAGGGCGAGGGTCCGCCTGCCTCCGGCTGGAAGACCGTTCAGGTGCCCGGTTCCGTCCACGTCCAGTGGCTCGACCCGTCGAAGATCTACAGCCGCGACGCCGAATGGGTCAGCTACAAGGAGTGGTGGTACAAACGCACCTTCACCGTACCTGAGCGCTTCCAGGGCAAACGCCTGCGGCTCCAGTTCGAGGCCACCGACTACTACGCCGACACCTACCTGAACGGCGCCTACATTGGCCGTCACGAAGGCTACATCGATCCCTATGAGTTCGATGTGACGGAGCAGGCGCGCCCCGGGCAGAACGAAATCCTGGTCCGCGTCTGGACGCCGGTCGACTACTACTGGAAGCACCGTCCCTACACGATCAAGGGCGCGTACGGAGCCGTCGACCAGAAGCCCGACGACATCACGGCCCTGGGCATCACGCGTAGCGTCCGCCTGGCGGCCTCGACCGAGGCCCAGATCCGCGACGTCGCCGTGGATACCCGTCTGAAGGGCGCGGCGGCCGAGGTGAGCGTCCAGTTGGAGGCCGCGGCCGTCGATCGCGGTTACACCTGGGAACTGACCTTGTCGCCGCGCAATTTCCCCGGCGCCGGACGCATTCAGGTGAAAGCCGCGGCCCGCACGAAGCAGACCTTGACCATCCCCGTCGCCCAGCCGCAGCTCTGGTGGACCCGCGATCACGGCAAGCCGAATCTCTACACCCTCGACGTCCGCCTGCTCGATGCCAGCGGCCGTGCCGTCGATGGCCAGAGCCTGGCCGTGGGCATCCGCGAGATCGAGAAGATCGGCTGGGACTTCTACCTGAACGGCAAGCGGCTGTTCATCCGCGGCACGAATTACTACTACCACCTGTACATGTCCGAGATGGACCGCGCGAAGTACGAGCGCGACGTCAAGCTGATGGCCGGCATGAACATCAACATGATCCGGCTGCACTGCCACTTCAGCAACCGCGAGTTCTACGACCTGGCGGACGAATACGGCCTGCTCATCTGGCAGGACTTCCTGGAAGCCTGGTATCCGCACGACCGCGGCTTCGCGCAGCGCGCCGCCATGCTCTACGACAACCACGTCCGCTACGCGCGCAACCACCCCAGCATCGCCCTGTGGGCCACCAGCGATGAAGAGGACTTCGAGAACTACCGCGAGATCACCAAGCACCTCTACCCGCGCCCTTCCACTCTCGACCCCCAACGCCGCGCCGTCATCCGCTCCACCGGCCGCTTTGGCGACTCGCATGTCTATCACGGCTGGTACAACGGCACGCTCTGGGAGTACACACAGATGCAGGAGCAGTTCGTCTCCGAGCTCGGCGCCACCAGCCTGCCGAACTATGAGACGCTCATCCAGTTCATGCCCAACCAGTGGCCCATCAAGGATCACGAGGACGAGTGGATCTGGCGCCGCCTGCAGATCCCGCAGGCCATGAAAGCCTGGGGCGATCCCGGAGCCCTCTCGCTGAAAGAGTACATCCCCCAGACGCAGGCCTACGTCGCGCGCCTCTTCCAGATCGCGCTGGAGCGCATGCGCCGCCGCAAGAACGAAGGCGCGGGCGGCGTCCTCCACTTCCACGCCATCGACATCTGGCCCTCCGTCACCATGGCCGCCATCGACTTCAACCGCGTCCCCACCAAGGTCTACGACACCGTCCGCCGCAGCTTCGAACCCGTCGCCGCGCTCTTCGAATACGATCGCGACCAGTGGAAGCCCGGCGAAACCGTCCGTTGCGGCCTGTGGGCCGTGAACGACCGCTGGACCGCCGTGCCCGGCGCGAAGCTGCGCTGGCGCTTTGCAGGGAAAACCGGAGAGTATCCCGTGTCCCTCGCCGCCGACTCTGTCATCCGCCTCGGTGCGGCGGAGTTCACCGCCCCCGCCAAACCGGGCCCCTACGAATTGAAGGCGGAGATCGTCGATTCCGCCGGCAAGGTCATCTCCGAAAACGTGTTTGAGTTCGCGGTAGCGCCGTGA